The region ttactccctccgttcctatttatctgtccactttgagaaaaataatttgttcctatttaactgtccatttagcattttaagagagcattaaatgatgtttttacaactaatacccttatcagaacaataaatgaagaaagataaaatgcaatctaaagggtaaaaatgaaaaacaaatactacttttatgaaaactaacaaaattaattgcactccttaatatgtgtgtttcttctcttcctgaacagttaaataggaacagatGGAGTAACTAATACCAAGTTGAAGCAAGGAAGGATCTAAATAGAATCTGAACTGTCTAGAAATCAAAGtcgaaaaaattaataaaactgTTAATTCTTGAAGCCACCATTGTATTAGTATATACTTGATCTACTCTTAAACAGATCAATGAGTCACACGGCTATATCTTCACAATCCTTGTGCCTATCCTTTGCAACTATTTTAAAATCTAACAAAAACATCAAACATCAGCAATTATGTTTAACAAATCTTGATTTTTAAACATCCAAAACTTACAGGGACTCAACATACACCACATTATACATCACAACTATGAGTTATCTATTTTCTCATCATTTCTTAAATTGGATGCAGACACTCCACGAAATATTTTCTCCACATCATCAGGCAAACTGAGAATCCTGGTCACTACTCACACATTGACTTCAGTAGTAAGAAATTGACATTAGAAGTACTACATAACAGGTACAAAGTATATGCGTAAATCAACAAAGCAAAGTTTAGCTAGAATATAATAGTGATCATTAATTAGCACTGATCACAAATCCCACATGGTCCTCTCAACCGGCATAGTTACCTTGACAAGATTGCTTGATCCAATCTGTGTTGAAGCCTAGCAAGATCAAGGCATGTCAGGTCCTTCACCTATTCAACAATTTTATATACTCATAAAAGTGTAAATGTCCAaactcttatatatatatatatatatatatatatatatacaccctAGATTAATAGCACActacaagaaaagaaaatcagaaattaGAGTGGGAAAAAATCgatactaattagtaattagcaTTGGCATCAGATGCTAAATTTTGACGCTATTTCCTGTAGTGCATACTGCAAAGATACAAGAGTatatcttaattaattaattagctAGTTAATTACCTCAGACTTGATAGTATGAAAGATTCTCCCATTTACTAAGGAAGAAACACAGCTAACAACATCACATCCTTCTTGAAGCAATATTTGCATCAAAACTGATAAACGTGTACTGTTTTCTTCAAAACCACTACCGTACACTGCAACTTCCACACCGCCTGGAATGAGATTGATGCTGACACACTTCCCTAGTGCACTTGAATGATCTGCTCCAACAGTTTCAGTTTTAACAAAACTTAAATTTACCATCATCTCTTTGAGTTCATCTCTCTTAATTTGAAGTGCATTGATCTTTTGCTTCAGAAATTGGACATGATTTACAGCCTCCCCTATGAGATCTGATACAGAACGCTTTCCCTGTAA is a window of Lotus japonicus ecotype B-129 chromosome 5, LjGifu_v1.2 DNA encoding:
- the LOC130718920 gene encoding transcription factor bHLH118-like isoform X2; translation: MAEDKIQRIISSTSDNDEKKINRREVERQRRTQMSVLCASLRSSLPLELIKGKRSVSDLIGEAVNHVQFLKQKINALQIKRDELKEMMVNLSFVKTETVGADHSSALGKCVSINLIPGGVEVAVYGSGFEENSTRLSVLMQILLQEGCDVVSCVSSLVNGRIFHTIKSEVKDLTCLDLARLQHRLDQAILSR
- the LOC130718920 gene encoding transcription factor bHLH36-like isoform X1, with product MAEDKIQRIISSTSDNDEKKINRREVERQRRTQMSVLCASLRSSLPLELIKGKRSVSDLIGEAVNHVQFLKQKINALQIKRDELKEMMVNLSFVKTETVGADHSSALGKCVSINLIPGGVEVAVYGSGFEENSTRLSVLMQILLQEGCDVVSCVSSLVNGRIFHTIKSEASTQIGSSNLVKVTMPVERTMWDL